The Paenibacillus sp. FSL R7-0345 DNA segment AGTATGTTCCAGGTTTTCTTTGCTTCATTAGCAGGAGTATTGGCTTTCCGGAAAAAGAGTAAAACGGGGCCTTCTCTCGTGAACAAACGGCTCGTTTTATATATGGGCACCAGCATATTGGCTGGCAGTTTAATCGGAGGTTTTGTCTCCGGAATGCTTGAAGGGGACATCATTAACCTGATTTATGGCATCCTGGCTGTTCTAGCCGTGATCTTGATGCTGATACCGAACAAAGGAACGGAAGAGAAGGGGAAGGATCTTCAATTTAATACCTTCATTGCAATTGTATCTGCGTTTATAGTCGGAATCGTTTCAGGCATTGTCGGCGCTGGAGGAGCTTTTATTCTGATTCCGGTCATGCTCACACTGCTCCACATTCCGGCACGTACGACCATTGCATCTTCACTGGCGATTGTCTTTATTTCAGCCATTGGCGGTGTGGTTGGTAAAATTACCGGAGGGGCTATTCCTTTATGGCCGACACTGTTTACAGTCATTGGCAGCTTGATCGGTGCACCGCTTGGTTCAACAATAAGCGCCAAATTGAATGTAAAGGTGCTGAGATATGCTTTAATCATCCTTATTTCCTTAACCTCTATTAAGATTTGGTCTTCTATCCTTTAGGAGAAATGGTATGTTCTGCTGGATGATGCCGCACGGCGCAAACAAGCTGGGTCTAACTTCTGGAGGGTATCGAATATGCGTGTACATTCAATGGTTTTGCTCTATACTATACCTGTATAGGTATTGTTTAAAAGAGGAGATGAACAGAAGTGGAATACAATTATCCCAACGAAATTAAAACCCGCTTGCGCAGGATCGAAGGACAGATACGCGGCGTGCTGAGGTTAATGGAGGAAGGCAAGTCTTGCAAAGAGGTTGTATCACAGTTGTCAGCGATTCGTAATGCCACAGACAGGGCGCTTGCTCAAATTGTGGCGGAGAATCTGCAGCAATGTATTTTAGAAGAACAAGCCAACGGTAATCCCGATCCAGGAAAACTGGTCAAAGAAGCCGTGGAATTGCTTGTTAAAAGCAGATGAATGCAGAATTTCTGTGAGCTTCAAAACGATAAGGGATTCAAGGTAATAAAAATGACCGGCGGTCTCCGTGCATGGACTGACAAAAGGGTACGCGAATAAATCAAACCAAAGATATGGAGCAGCAGTTGTGGTTTTAAGCAGTTGCTGCCTTTTCATTAACGGATAAGCGTGTTTACCATTGTGAAGTATTGATAATAGATCAGTGTCGCGCTATAATACCCATAGGGGTATTAGTATAATGGATAGAAAACAGGAAAGGGGAAGTTAAAAATGGCATTTAAAATACCAAGCTCGATTACAGCACAAGAGGTTGCTGAACAAATAGAAACAGGAAAGTCGCTGAACTTATTAGATGTCCGCGAATTAGCAGAGTGGTTAGAGGGACATGTTGAAGGAGCTAAACATATTCCGTTGAGCCAATTAGTTGAACGGCAAAAGGAGTTAGACCTCGACCAGGAAATCATTATTATGTGTCGTAGCGGAAATCGAAGCGGTTTGGCTTGCGAACTGCTGCATGAAAAGGGATATAAAGTGGTTAACATGACTGGCGGGTTAAATGAATGGACCAGTAAACTTGTCAGGGACTGATAAATGAGAGTAATTAAAATGGAAAGGAAAAGGATACCTAGATGACCATTGTCTATACAGCAGGTGTAATAGTGTTATGGTGGATATCCGTACAGCTTTTGCCCGTTCCGACTCTTACCTATTTGAATCGCAAGGAATGGTCTATACTGGATGACCGAGGGGCTAACGCGAAAATCCTTGACGTTAGGGATGCGAATGAGTACCGCGAGGGGCACATACCGGGCTCTATCAACATTTCAGTTGGACGGCTGCCCGTTGTATGGAATAAAGACCTATCTCCAGAGGACAGAGTGATTATTTTCTCCCGTAACTGGCTGCAAAGAAAAAAAGCGGCCAGGATTTTGGCAAGAAGGGGATTTACTAAACTTTATGCCGTCAAAGGTTGCTTTCTTCCACGAAACCACGAGGCAGAAGGTTATGAGCATACATGCAGTTATTAATCTACACTTATTGTGGCTTTTAAATGGAGTGGAGGACGGGAGAAGAAAAATGGATAAAATATTATATTTAATTCTATTGTCATTAGTAATTTGGATTTTATACAAACAATTCGTGCCAGTAAAAGGTTTGCACGTTTTGACTCCGGAACAGTTTGAGAGTGAAGCCAAGAGAAACAAGGTGATCGACGTTCGAGAAGTACATGAGTATAAGCGTGGCCATATTAAAGGAGCAGTAAACATTCCCCTTAGCCAACTTCCGCAGCAAATTGATGATATCCCTAAAAATTGTAAAGTACTGCTGTATTGTCAGAGTGGGCTGCGAAGCAAACAGGCCGCAAAGCTGTTAGTTAGAAAAGGCTATCCTAATGTAGCGGAGCTTCGTGGCGGGATGATGTCCTGGAAGGGTCCAACTCAAAAATAAACCGGAGGTTCCATGACATTGCCATGGGGCTGTACTCATTGGTTTTGAATTATCATATTCTTGAGGTG contains these protein-coding regions:
- a CDS encoding rhodanese-like domain-containing protein, giving the protein MDKILYLILLSLVIWILYKQFVPVKGLHVLTPEQFESEAKRNKVIDVREVHEYKRGHIKGAVNIPLSQLPQQIDDIPKNCKVLLYCQSGLRSKQAAKLLVRKGYPNVAELRGGMMSWKGPTQK
- a CDS encoding metal-sensitive transcriptional regulator gives rise to the protein MEYNYPNEIKTRLRRIEGQIRGVLRLMEEGKSCKEVVSQLSAIRNATDRALAQIVAENLQQCILEEQANGNPDPGKLVKEAVELLVKSR
- a CDS encoding sulfite exporter TauE/SafE family protein — translated: MDPLLMIIMVALGLIGSFFSGLLGIGGAIINYPLLLYVPSLLGAAQFNAHEVSSISMFQVFFASLAGVLAFRKKSKTGPSLVNKRLVLYMGTSILAGSLIGGFVSGMLEGDIINLIYGILAVLAVILMLIPNKGTEEKGKDLQFNTFIAIVSAFIVGIVSGIVGAGGAFILIPVMLTLLHIPARTTIASSLAIVFISAIGGVVGKITGGAIPLWPTLFTVIGSLIGAPLGSTISAKLNVKVLRYALIILISLTSIKIWSSIL
- a CDS encoding rhodanese-like domain-containing protein — encoded protein: MAFKIPSSITAQEVAEQIETGKSLNLLDVRELAEWLEGHVEGAKHIPLSQLVERQKELDLDQEIIIMCRSGNRSGLACELLHEKGYKVVNMTGGLNEWTSKLVRD